ATCATTAACGCGGTCTGCGAACAAGTTTCCGATCTCGCGACGACACAGGATATTCGGTTCGGTGTCGTCCAGATCAACTGTCAGACGATCAAATCCCACGATCGAGCCGTCTATCGACTCGTCGAAAACGCAGCCGCCGAAGCCGGCGTCGCGGCGGATATTCCCGAGAGCGGTATCTCTACCGACCAGAAGTTGCGCCGCTTCTACGAACTCCTGAGCGAGTACTTCGATTCAGTCATTATTATCCTCGACGAAGTTGACCTCCTCGCCGGTCGACAACGAGATCCGAACGATGAGCCGGCGTACTCGAAGCTCCTCTATCAGCTTTCCCGAGCCTCACAACTCGGTCGGATCGAGGGTGATATCTCGGTCGCTGCGCTGACGAACGATCCTCGGTTTATGGAGAACCTCGACGGACGGGCGGAAAGTTCGTTCAATCCCCAAGATGTCGTATTCTCGGACTACGACGCGAACCAACTGCAGGCGATTCTAGACCGGCGACGTGATGCGTATCGGGATGGCGTCCTCGAGGACGGTATCATTCCCCTCAGCTCGGCGTTCGCGGCACAAGATCACGGGGACGCGCGGAAGGCGATAGATCTCTTCCGAAAGGCGGGCGAGCTCGCAGATCGATGCGGTGAGGGAACGGTTCGCGAAGAGCACGTCCGCGATGCCCAGAAGGAAGCCGAACGCGATCGGACGCTCACTCAGATGCAAGGCCTCTCGGCGCAAAAGAAGCTCTCTCTTTATGCAACCGCTATCGTTCCCGTCTACTCGCAACGGAATCTAAACGCCGTCCCCAGCACAGTGGCGTTTCGCGTTTACCAGTACATCGCCGAACTTCTGGACGCAGACAAAAAGTCGCGCGATTCGTACCTCCGGTACATGACCGAAGCGGAGACGTACAACTTCGTCACGTCCGAAAAGCGCGGTCGAGGATATGGAAGTGGTGTCCATAAGGAATACACCTTCGTTGACGATCCGAGAGTGGTCGCAGAAACGCTACAAGAGGATATCCGACTCGAGGCGATTG
This is a stretch of genomic DNA from Natrinema salifodinae. It encodes these proteins:
- a CDS encoding orc1/cdc6 family replication initiation protein, which gives rise to MADGNDQQSLSQSIKGRLQEGVQNSVFRDKGLLDPDTVIDEDRIVGRDQQLDDIITYLRPILQENRPPNMLLYGPSGTGKSLIINAVCEQVSDLATTQDIRFGVVQINCQTIKSHDRAVYRLVENAAAEAGVAADIPESGISTDQKLRRFYELLSEYFDSVIIILDEVDLLAGRQRDPNDEPAYSKLLYQLSRASQLGRIEGDISVAALTNDPRFMENLDGRAESSFNPQDVVFSDYDANQLQAILDRRRDAYRDGVLEDGIIPLSSAFAAQDHGDARKAIDLFRKAGELADRCGEGTVREEHVRDAQKEAERDRTLTQMQGLSAQKKLSLYATAIVPVYSQRNLNAVPSTVAFRVYQYIAELLDADKKSRDSYLRYMTEAETYNFVTSEKRGRGYGSGVHKEYTFVDDPRVVAETLQEDIRLEAIEDNEDLVESVVNAQTDDFFEGD